A genome region from Bacteroidota bacterium includes the following:
- a CDS encoding amidohydrolase family protein, whose product MKHSVRLIAVAFVLLGSARLSARTYDCRIHDVTIVRPERRNPLEPHKDVYIHDGKIVLVTNASNQPKIHSMHLIDGSGKFLMAGLSDMHVHLPADHLDQFLALNLAAGVTTIRSMRGKPEHLALRKRLQKDSLLGPDLIVATPYFPNKKITIATLADSVAAFKQAGYDCIKVLAVPDSAYFETLMKAANAVHLPVVGHWPWQVPIERVIESGYDCIEHLQGEEEAYTADTANADRLATLLVRHHTWNCPTIDFYAIVWLQLPLAELRKRSGLDLLDQSDVEQWDSLMRAREAKRYAGSGDSLERKREKDRTYIQTKLRLVKALADRGARFLVSGADANDPFGVPGFCVWEELKWLSKAGLSNQQILTMATYNPAVYMNKTKEWGSVAVGQRANLVLLNTNPLESIDNIRDQSATFLHGEFFPKEVLTARALELRSPTR is encoded by the coding sequence ATGAAACACTCTGTCCGACTCATTGCCGTAGCCTTCGTCCTGTTGGGATCGGCACGATTATCTGCACGAACCTACGACTGCCGAATCCATGATGTCACGATCGTTCGTCCGGAACGTCGCAATCCGCTCGAACCACACAAAGATGTGTACATCCATGACGGGAAGATCGTCCTCGTCACGAATGCTTCGAACCAGCCGAAGATCCATTCGATGCACTTGATTGACGGCAGCGGTAAATTTCTGATGGCAGGACTTTCCGATATGCATGTCCATCTGCCCGCTGATCATCTCGACCAATTTCTCGCACTAAATCTGGCCGCGGGCGTGACGACCATTCGCTCGATGCGGGGAAAACCCGAGCATCTTGCCTTGAGAAAACGATTGCAGAAGGACTCGCTGCTTGGCCCCGACTTGATCGTTGCTACACCATACTTCCCGAATAAGAAGATCACGATCGCCACGCTCGCAGATTCCGTCGCTGCATTCAAGCAAGCCGGCTACGATTGCATTAAGGTGTTGGCCGTGCCGGACTCGGCATACTTCGAAACCCTCATGAAGGCCGCGAATGCGGTACATCTTCCTGTTGTGGGACACTGGCCCTGGCAGGTTCCGATCGAGCGTGTGATCGAGTCTGGGTATGATTGTATCGAGCATCTGCAAGGGGAAGAAGAGGCATACACTGCCGATACGGCGAACGCGGATAGACTCGCAACGCTGCTCGTACGACATCATACATGGAATTGTCCGACGATCGACTTCTACGCTATTGTTTGGCTTCAGTTGCCGCTCGCTGAACTGCGCAAACGCAGCGGCCTCGATTTGCTCGATCAATCGGATGTCGAGCAGTGGGATTCTCTCATGCGTGCGCGTGAGGCGAAGCGATATGCAGGCAGCGGGGATTCTCTCGAGCGCAAACGTGAGAAGGACCGAACATACATTCAAACAAAACTGCGACTCGTGAAAGCTCTTGCCGACCGTGGCGCTCGCTTTCTTGTCAGCGGCGCCGACGCTAACGACCCGTTCGGCGTGCCGGGATTTTGTGTGTGGGAAGAATTGAAGTGGCTCTCGAAAGCAGGGTTGTCGAATCAGCAGATCCTGACCATGGCGACGTATAATCCCGCCGTCTATATGAACAAGACGAAAGAATGGGGAAGCGTTGCCGTTGGGCAGCGGGCAAATCTGGTCTTGCTCAATACGAACCCGTTGGAATCGATCGACAACATTCGGGATCAATCGGCCACATTCCTGCATGGCGAGTTCTTCCCGAAGGAAGTACTCACAGCTCGGGCACTGGAGTTGCGCTCGCCTACCAGATGA
- a CDS encoding isoprenylcysteine carboxylmethyltransferase family protein, with protein sequence MKPTSPESKPYALALVIVQFVSGLLIIYFGSQTTAQLWPMTIVVLGVLVALTGVLTMRLGNFRVLPIPKTDAVLVTGGIYGVIRHPMYTGVLLATLGFALNDGSPPVMILWVVLLADLVMKLRYEERLLAARFPAYEEYRKRTDRLIPFIW encoded by the coding sequence ATGAAACCTACCTCTCCCGAATCGAAGCCCTATGCACTGGCGCTCGTCATCGTGCAATTCGTCAGCGGCTTACTCATCATTTACTTCGGCTCTCAAACAACTGCACAACTATGGCCGATGACAATCGTCGTGCTCGGCGTTCTCGTTGCGCTCACCGGGGTATTGACGATGCGGCTCGGCAACTTCCGTGTACTACCGATCCCGAAGACCGATGCCGTGCTGGTGACCGGAGGCATTTATGGTGTCATCCGGCACCCAATGTACACCGGTGTATTGCTTGCAACACTCGGGTTCGCGCTCAACGACGGAAGTCCGCCGGTGATGATCCTTTGGGTCGTATTGCTCGCTGATCTTGTCATGAAGCTGCGTTACGAAGAGCGGTTGCTCGCCGCACGATTCCCGGCCTACGAGGAATATCGCAAGCGCACGGACCGGCTGATCCCGTTCATCTGGTAG
- a CDS encoding LysM peptidoglycan-binding domain-containing protein translates to MQWNSRRLRSLAAALLLVTTIGMLSGCGGGTKTVSKTEHSDSTAVQQPVRNADPFTVLDDKGQVDSLLVENKLEAARQEWLRALAAEQRKDQNETVRRFESAIDILNRLIYYPGISENKDFQELTRSVFEDYEKYVTKIDYLPPSSSIYAFRQKFNEEMAKTDISKIPVPKPMDLSHTQVPLVVNPIVEQSIAYFMSGNGRKFMEKWLGRSGRYFPMMKKIFKEVGTPEELIYLSMIESGLNPTVTSRAQAVGLWQFIEGTGALYGLKSNWWFDNKRDPVKETYAAARHLKDLYRAMGDWYLALSCYNCSMTRIKRCIAESQDTTFWGIRDCLPRETQNYVPLYIACTLIAMDPSRYGFNNISQEAPMEFDTVRVNETVDLNAIAMAAGVTGNQIKDLNPELLQFSTPPPELCPAGGYTLRVPVGTSQNFYKGYALLTADQKRPWITHTVGRGETLRSIAHNYGLTPQQLAEYNNMDQSERVRKGSRLRIPASVMSPGAVSNSDNLAKNSTPAPQTAPADQPQHQGGLTAPAPAPTEAPKPVVTADNQSHPSASSTRTVYHRVRRGETMNSIASRYGVSVANLRSWNDLSTHHKLRKGERLTIEIKNSTPSDQPQRSVAETTPSTKSSKKRWITYTIRRGDTMAKIADDFGVGLADVKKWNKKVIRHGVMSGQKLKIYTSENYASSGADDAAPSVAQKARTHTVRPGETMTSIAKMYGTSVATLSEWNDGKTAESLQAGEKLKVYAPNKTASQGDTDHPSRKNITYRVRRGDTLFSIAEKYGVSVADLKRANRITKNKIPAGKRLIIPAE, encoded by the coding sequence ATGCAATGGAATAGCCGGCGACTCCGCTCGCTCGCCGCCGCATTGCTCTTGGTTACGACCATCGGCATGCTCAGTGGCTGTGGGGGCGGCACCAAAACTGTATCAAAAACCGAGCACTCGGACTCGACCGCCGTCCAGCAACCGGTACGCAATGCCGACCCCTTCACCGTCCTTGACGATAAAGGGCAGGTCGATTCGTTGCTCGTCGAAAATAAACTCGAAGCCGCACGCCAGGAATGGCTCCGCGCGCTCGCTGCCGAACAGCGCAAAGACCAGAACGAAACGGTCCGTCGTTTCGAGTCGGCCATCGACATTCTGAACCGGCTAATCTACTATCCGGGTATCAGCGAGAATAAAGATTTCCAAGAGCTCACCCGCTCGGTCTTCGAGGACTACGAAAAGTACGTCACGAAAATCGACTACCTGCCGCCGTCGTCGTCGATCTATGCCTTCCGCCAGAAGTTCAACGAGGAAATGGCAAAGACCGATATCAGCAAGATCCCGGTGCCGAAGCCGATGGACCTGAGCCATACGCAGGTGCCGCTCGTTGTCAATCCAATCGTCGAGCAGTCGATTGCCTATTTCATGTCGGGCAATGGCCGCAAATTCATGGAAAAGTGGCTTGGCCGGTCCGGTCGCTATTTCCCGATGATGAAGAAAATCTTCAAAGAGGTCGGCACACCGGAAGAGCTTATCTATCTCTCGATGATCGAGAGCGGGCTGAACCCGACCGTCACCTCGCGCGCGCAGGCCGTCGGGTTGTGGCAATTTATCGAAGGAACGGGAGCACTCTACGGCCTCAAGAGCAACTGGTGGTTCGACAACAAGCGCGACCCGGTGAAAGAGACGTACGCAGCGGCTCGTCACCTCAAAGACCTCTATCGAGCCATGGGCGATTGGTATCTGGCTCTGAGCTGCTACAATTGTTCGATGACGCGCATCAAGCGCTGCATCGCCGAGAGCCAGGATACGACATTCTGGGGTATCCGCGACTGCCTGCCGCGCGAGACGCAGAACTATGTGCCGCTCTATATCGCTTGTACGCTTATCGCAATGGACCCGTCGCGGTACGGCTTCAACAACATCTCGCAAGAGGCGCCAATGGAGTTCGATACCGTTCGTGTGAACGAAACAGTCGATCTTAACGCGATCGCAATGGCAGCAGGAGTGACGGGCAATCAGATTAAAGACCTCAATCCGGAGTTGCTACAGTTCTCGACTCCCCCGCCGGAGCTGTGCCCGGCCGGTGGATATACGCTTCGTGTACCCGTCGGAACATCGCAGAACTTCTACAAGGGATATGCTCTGCTGACCGCCGACCAGAAACGTCCGTGGATCACGCATACGGTCGGCCGCGGCGAAACGCTTCGCTCGATCGCACACAATTACGGCTTAACACCGCAGCAACTTGCCGAGTATAACAATATGGACCAGAGCGAACGTGTTCGCAAAGGTTCGCGCTTGCGCATTCCTGCATCGGTGATGTCGCCGGGCGCCGTATCGAACTCGGATAATCTCGCGAAGAATAGCACGCCTGCACCACAGACCGCACCAGCAGATCAGCCGCAGCATCAGGGCGGCCTGACGGCTCCCGCTCCGGCCCCGACCGAAGCGCCGAAGCCTGTGGTCACGGCAGACAATCAGAGCCACCCGTCGGCATCGAGCACCCGCACGGTATATCACCGCGTGCGTCGCGGCGAGACGATGAACTCCATCGCATCGCGCTATGGCGTCAGTGTAGCGAATCTTCGTTCATGGAACGACCTCAGCACACATCACAAGCTCCGCAAGGGCGAGCGCCTGACGATCGAGATCAAGAACAGTACGCCGAGCGATCAGCCACAGCGTTCGGTCGCCGAGACGACTCCGTCGACCAAATCGTCGAAGAAACGATGGATCACCTACACCATTCGACGCGGCGATACGATGGCGAAGATCGCCGACGATTTTGGCGTCGGGCTTGCGGACGTGAAGAAGTGGAACAAGAAGGTCATTCGTCACGGTGTAATGTCTGGCCAGAAGCTGAAGATCTACACGTCGGAGAATTACGCATCTTCCGGCGCTGACGACGCCGCGCCGAGCGTCGCGCAGAAAGCCCGTACGCATACGGTTCGTCCGGGCGAAACGATGACGAGCATCGCGAAAATGTACGGAACGTCGGTCGCAACACTCAGCGAGTGGAACGACGGCAAGACCGCAGAGTCGCTACAGGCCGGCGAAAAGCTGAAAGTCTATGCACCGAACAAGACGGCCTCGCAGGGAGATACCGATCACCCGTCACGTAAGAACATCACCTATCGTGTTCGTCGCGGCGACACGCTGTTCTCCATCGCGGAAAAATACGGCGTGAGTGTTGCCGACCTCAAACGTGCAAATCGGATCACGAAAAACAAGATTCCGGCCGGCAAACGCCTCATCATTCCTGCCGAATGA
- a CDS encoding efflux RND transporter permease subunit → MWIVRLALRRPYTIAVMCFFVLLMGILSIKSMLVDIFPTIDIPVVSVVWNYNGLSAEDMERRVILLSERAYSTTVSGITRIESSSIPSIGLLKIYFEPGSDIGGAIAQISSVNAAIIKIMPPGIGSPAVVRFNASNVPVAQLTMSSKTMSEEQIFDYGLNFVRISLFTIPGLSTPAPYGGKGRLVTVDVDPKLLAMKGLSAADVVTALNNSNSILPAGTARIGETEYNIAMNASPGSIEEFNDIPIKVVNGAVIRIADVAKVSDGFNTQTNIVHVDGKRSTYLAIIKKANASTLEVVSATKDALPAIKAAAPNGLDLSIDFDQSVFVRSAIDSVLREGVIAAILVSIMILFFLGSWRSVIIVCTSIPLAIMVGVIGLNLTGNSLNIMTLGGLSLAIGMLVDDATVEVENIHRNSNMGKPLTVAILDGAQQIAVPAIMATLSICIVFFPVVLLTGPSKFLFTPMALSVVISMIASYLLSRTLVPTLARMLMKSEHHHGETYKHKNVWSRINDARERGFDRFQEAYGRILELFLHHRTFALGVSAVVAIVSIMLVNVVGTDFFPTTDSGLMKMHFRAPVGTRLEETERIVLQLEDSIKTFIPRQELARINDQIGVPTSYNLSMVPSDNASGMDAEILLSLKPDHHPSVEYMKKIRKLVADRFGGCVIYFQPADIMSQVLNFGLPAPIDIQIQYPDLKVSHDYALKIMDAVKLIPGAADVALKQVLDYPSLRLNVDRQRAAQLGLTVRDVANSMLVSLSSSALISPSFFLNPKNNVNYNVSVKVPLERVTTMEDLLSSPITPPTAANLLQTVAASPTDVPTQPTQRLGNLVNVISEWVPNELDHYTVQRVLDVTANVEGRDLGSTATDIQKVVDKLGQLPKGMKITIRGQNEVMTESFRSLGLGIIIAIVLVYLLMVTLFQSWLDPFIVMVAVPGSLCGILWMLTITGTTINVISLMGAIMSVGIAVSNSTLLVSFANDVRVEHGYDSLRGALEAGKTRLRPVLMTALAMILGMIPMALGLGEGGEQNAPLGRAVIGGLIFATFTTLFIVPVVYSLLRKGRPTKHELEERFQAEEKGFTYDPNEPSQVVVD, encoded by the coding sequence ATGTGGATTGTTAGGCTTGCGCTCCGCCGACCGTACACCATAGCGGTCATGTGTTTCTTCGTGTTGTTGATGGGAATACTCTCGATCAAGAGTATGCTTGTCGACATATTCCCGACGATCGACATTCCCGTCGTTTCGGTCGTGTGGAATTACAACGGTCTCTCGGCCGAAGATATGGAGCGTCGCGTCATCCTTCTCTCCGAGCGAGCGTATTCGACCACGGTCAGCGGTATCACGCGCATCGAGTCGTCATCCATTCCAAGCATTGGACTGCTAAAAATCTACTTCGAGCCGGGCTCGGATATCGGTGGCGCCATTGCACAGATCTCGTCGGTGAATGCGGCAATTATCAAGATCATGCCTCCCGGCATCGGTTCGCCGGCGGTGGTCCGTTTCAATGCATCGAATGTGCCGGTCGCACAGCTCACGATGTCGAGCAAGACCATGAGCGAAGAGCAGATCTTCGACTACGGGCTCAACTTCGTTCGCATCAGCCTCTTCACGATTCCCGGCCTCTCCACTCCTGCGCCGTACGGAGGAAAAGGAAGGCTTGTAACCGTCGATGTCGATCCGAAGCTGCTCGCGATGAAAGGCCTTTCGGCTGCGGACGTCGTGACGGCGCTGAACAACTCGAATTCCATACTGCCCGCCGGCACTGCCCGTATCGGCGAGACGGAGTATAACATTGCGATGAACGCGAGCCCGGGGTCGATCGAAGAGTTCAATGACATTCCGATTAAAGTCGTCAATGGTGCGGTGATCCGCATCGCCGATGTTGCGAAAGTCTCGGACGGATTCAACACCCAGACGAACATCGTGCATGTCGATGGCAAACGCTCCACCTACCTCGCCATCATCAAGAAGGCGAACGCTTCGACGTTAGAAGTCGTCAGCGCGACGAAGGATGCCTTGCCGGCGATCAAAGCAGCCGCACCGAACGGGCTCGATCTTTCTATCGACTTCGACCAGTCGGTCTTCGTACGCTCGGCGATCGACAGCGTATTGCGCGAAGGCGTAATCGCGGCGATCCTGGTCTCGATCATGATTCTGTTCTTTCTCGGCAGTTGGCGTAGCGTCATTATTGTCTGTACGTCGATCCCGCTCGCCATCATGGTCGGTGTAATCGGGCTGAACCTGACGGGAAATTCGCTCAACATCATGACGCTCGGCGGATTATCGCTCGCGATCGGCATGCTCGTGGACGATGCCACGGTGGAGGTGGAGAATATCCATCGAAACAGTAACATGGGCAAGCCGCTGACGGTCGCGATCCTTGACGGTGCCCAACAGATCGCTGTACCGGCCATCATGGCCACACTCTCGATCTGTATCGTCTTTTTCCCGGTCGTGTTGCTGACGGGGCCGTCGAAATTTCTGTTCACGCCGATGGCATTGTCGGTCGTGATCTCGATGATCGCTTCATACCTGCTTTCGCGTACGCTCGTGCCCACGCTTGCGCGAATGCTGATGAAATCGGAGCACCACCACGGCGAGACATATAAACACAAGAACGTATGGTCGCGGATCAACGATGCACGCGAGCGTGGATTCGACCGATTCCAGGAAGCCTACGGACGCATTCTCGAACTCTTCTTACATCACCGCACCTTTGCGCTCGGCGTCTCGGCGGTCGTTGCGATCGTCTCTATCATGCTCGTGAATGTTGTCGGCACCGATTTCTTCCCGACGACGGACTCCGGCTTGATGAAGATGCATTTTCGTGCGCCGGTCGGTACACGGTTGGAAGAAACCGAGCGCATTGTGTTGCAACTTGAGGACTCGATCAAGACGTTCATTCCGCGTCAGGAACTTGCGCGTATCAACGACCAGATCGGCGTTCCGACCTCATACAATCTTTCGATGGTGCCGTCGGATAATGCCAGCGGGATGGATGCGGAGATCCTTCTGTCGTTGAAGCCCGATCACCACCCAAGCGTCGAGTATATGAAGAAGATCCGCAAACTCGTCGCCGATCGCTTCGGCGGCTGCGTGATCTACTTCCAGCCAGCAGACATTATGAGTCAGGTGCTGAACTTCGGTCTGCCGGCGCCGATCGATATTCAGATACAGTACCCAGATCTAAAAGTGTCGCATGATTATGCACTGAAGATCATGGATGCGGTCAAACTGATTCCGGGTGCTGCGGATGTTGCATTGAAACAGGTGCTGGACTACCCGTCGCTGCGTCTGAATGTCGATCGCCAACGCGCCGCGCAGCTTGGACTGACGGTACGTGACGTGGCGAACAGTATGTTGGTCTCGCTCTCGTCGAGCGCATTGATCTCGCCGTCGTTCTTCTTGAACCCCAAGAACAATGTGAACTACAACGTGTCGGTCAAGGTCCCGCTTGAGCGTGTGACGACGATGGAGGATCTGCTTTCGAGTCCGATCACACCGCCGACAGCTGCAAATTTGCTTCAGACCGTCGCAGCCAGCCCGACGGATGTTCCGACCCAGCCAACACAGCGACTTGGCAATCTCGTCAACGTAATAAGCGAGTGGGTGCCGAACGAACTCGATCACTATACCGTCCAGCGTGTGCTCGATGTGACGGCGAATGTCGAAGGGCGCGATCTCGGTTCGACGGCAACGGATATTCAGAAGGTGGTAGACAAACTCGGCCAGTTGCCGAAGGGAATGAAGATCACCATACGCGGTCAGAACGAAGTGATGACCGAGTCGTTCAGAAGTCTGGGACTTGGCATTATCATCGCCATCGTGCTTGTGTATCTGCTGATGGTCACCTTATTCCAATCGTGGCTCGACCCCTTCATCGTCATGGTGGCAGTGCCCGGTTCGCTCTGCGGTATCTTATGGATGCTCACGATCACGGGCACGACGATCAATGTCATATCGCTCATGGGTGCGATCATGTCGGTTGGTATTGCGGTATCGAACTCGACCCTGCTCGTGAGTTTCGCGAACGATGTTCGTGTCGAGCATGGCTACGATTCGCTGCGCGGTGCGCTCGAAGCAGGCAAAACGCGTTTGCGGCCCGTGCTGATGACTGCGCTCGCGATGATTCTCGGCATGATCCCAATGGCGCTTGGTCTCGGCGAAGGCGGCGAACAAAATGCACCGCTCGGCAGAGCGGTGATCGGCGGTCTGATCTTTGCGACGTTTACGACACTCTTCATCGTGCCGGTCGTCTATTCGTTACTACGAAAGGGTCGCCCGACGAAGCATGAACTTGAAGAGCGATTCCAGGCCGAAGAAAAGGGATTCACCTACGACCCGAACGAACCGAGCCAGGTCGTGGTCGACTAA
- a CDS encoding efflux RND transporter periplasmic adaptor subunit: MTEGKISTGRSTGFFVGGLVVLIIVIGAFFLFKSGRDETLRSDANERAKQISEGTPVNVGMVIPSSAERTITIPGEVRPFASVTLYAKVSGYLKKIVVDKGDMVKEGQLIASIESPETDRAIQAAEATAKNKRSIANRDQELLKKGLFSQQDAEQAMADADAAEANLQALREQRNYQTIRAPFSGRVTARFADAGALVQSATSSQTSALPIVTVSQEEKLRIYIYLDQRDATFIREGDSVHIRLLERPGVDIPATITRYTGEIDPKTRTLLAEIDIDNKNDLILPGSFVQVSVRIKAHPLLQMPSSALIVKGPLYYVAIVDDGGILHFKQIQIADNDGKMCQIVSGLSGGEHLALGVGDALKDGDKVKAILPAAKK, translated from the coding sequence ATGACAGAGGGGAAGATATCAACTGGGCGTTCCACCGGCTTCTTCGTAGGCGGCTTGGTCGTGCTCATCATCGTCATCGGAGCATTTTTCTTGTTCAAGTCCGGTCGTGACGAAACGCTGCGCAGCGACGCCAACGAGCGAGCGAAGCAGATCTCAGAAGGCACACCCGTGAACGTGGGGATGGTTATACCCTCATCTGCGGAGCGGACGATCACGATCCCAGGCGAAGTCCGTCCGTTCGCATCGGTGACGCTCTATGCAAAGGTAAGTGGATACCTCAAGAAGATTGTCGTCGATAAAGGCGACATGGTCAAGGAAGGCCAATTGATCGCCTCGATCGAATCGCCCGAAACCGACCGTGCAATTCAAGCGGCAGAAGCAACTGCGAAGAACAAACGTAGTATTGCCAATCGCGACCAGGAGCTGCTGAAGAAGGGACTCTTCTCACAACAGGATGCCGAGCAGGCTATGGCCGATGCCGATGCCGCCGAAGCGAATCTGCAGGCGTTGCGCGAACAGCGAAACTATCAGACGATACGGGCACCGTTTTCCGGCCGCGTGACGGCACGTTTCGCCGATGCCGGCGCACTGGTGCAAAGCGCAACGAGCTCGCAGACGAGCGCACTGCCGATCGTGACGGTGTCGCAAGAAGAGAAACTGCGAATCTATATCTATCTCGATCAGCGCGACGCAACATTTATCCGCGAAGGCGATAGCGTCCATATCCGTCTGCTCGAACGTCCGGGTGTCGATATTCCCGCGACGATCACTCGCTACACGGGCGAGATCGATCCGAAAACGCGCACACTCCTTGCCGAGATCGATATCGATAATAAAAACGATCTGATCCTTCCGGGTAGCTTCGTGCAAGTGAGCGTCAGAATCAAAGCGCATCCGTTGCTACAAATGCCTTCGTCGGCCCTTATCGTAAAGGGGCCGCTCTATTACGTTGCGATCGTCGATGACGGGGGGATCCTGCATTTCAAGCAAATCCAGATTGCGGACAACGACGGGAAGATGTGTCAGATCGTCTCCGGATTATCGGGTGGTGAGCACCTTGCGCTTGGTGTTGGGGATGCACTCAAGGATGGCGACAAGGTCAAAGCGATTCTGCCTGCCGCAAAAAAGTAG
- a CDS encoding Gfo/Idh/MocA family oxidoreductase — MEKLKLALVGCGNIGQIVHLPILKRMADVELCAIVDPDERKAKAIAERYGVHSTFKSIDALLATGLGSEIQAVDVCTPTDQHSAPAIAALQSGKDVIVEKPIARTAKEAKAIADVADEYGRKLMVGMNNRFRPDTMILKSFIESKELGNVYYIKSGWLKQQSSAATWQQQKEKSGGGVFIDLGIVMLDMALWLLNYPKVATVSATTYYQFTKKVEDSAAVFIRLADGVTLTIETSWTFHREGDFFYCNVFGKDGSAFINPLRVFKHVAGNLVNLTPAKTESQVAMYKKSYENELRHFVNACRGLVPLVSTGNEATMRMQVVEAIYQSAAKNKEVTLSSPKKK; from the coding sequence ATGGAGAAACTCAAACTCGCGCTCGTCGGCTGTGGCAATATCGGACAGATTGTGCATTTGCCTATCCTCAAACGCATGGCAGACGTTGAGCTCTGCGCTATTGTCGATCCCGATGAACGCAAAGCGAAAGCCATTGCCGAACGCTATGGCGTACACTCGACATTCAAGTCGATCGATGCACTGCTCGCAACCGGCCTCGGTTCCGAGATTCAGGCGGTCGATGTTTGTACTCCGACCGACCAGCATTCCGCACCGGCGATCGCCGCACTCCAGAGCGGCAAAGATGTGATCGTCGAAAAACCGATCGCACGTACGGCCAAAGAAGCGAAGGCCATCGCGGATGTTGCCGACGAATATGGCCGCAAGCTCATGGTGGGCATGAACAACCGCTTCCGCCCCGATACGATGATCCTCAAGTCATTCATCGAGTCGAAAGAGCTCGGGAATGTGTATTACATCAAAAGCGGCTGGTTGAAGCAGCAATCGTCGGCAGCGACGTGGCAGCAACAAAAAGAGAAATCGGGCGGTGGCGTATTCATCGATCTCGGCATCGTGATGCTCGATATGGCGCTGTGGCTCTTGAATTACCCGAAGGTTGCGACGGTCAGCGCGACGACATACTATCAGTTTACTAAGAAAGTCGAGGATTCGGCAGCGGTGTTCATTCGTCTGGCCGACGGCGTCACGCTGACGATCGAAACCAGCTGGACCTTCCACCGCGAGGGCGATTTCTTCTACTGCAACGTGTTCGGAAAGGACGGCTCGGCGTTCATCAATCCGCTGCGTGTATTCAAACACGTCGCGGGAAATCTGGTGAACCTGACTCCGGCCAAGACCGAATCGCAGGTTGCGATGTATAAGAAGTCGTACGAAAACGAGCTTCGCCATTTCGTCAATGCATGCCGCGGGCTCGTACCGCTCGTTTCCACAGGCAACGAAGCAACGATGCGCATGCAAGTCGTCGAGGCGATTTATCAATCGGCAGCGAAGAACAAAGAAGTAACCCTTTCTTCGCCCAAGAAGAAATAA
- a CDS encoding T9SS type A sorting domain-containing protein gives MKKLLFLIVLLSASANVRAQILAEVYRNIDCANCRQPDDGLEQFVAQNPNLKITTVYLHTDFPSPVDPFFLASQTDVSHRFYDVYQQSSTPLAAIDGFVAGTSLSSWKQVIGVAPSLPVTVNAQAADTNGIITVHMHIEGGSGVQVRPYVMLLESKIIYDNQKSYGKLDSWDNIFRAMIPGKDGGDAFTLGGSHDVTYTFDVTGKGYAESNLSIVAFVQEVAAQPSPNNTSYLIDGFGVSTVTINSAVTPQTENLVSLGAPMPNPSAAAVSVPFTLPTAATVKIVVSDELGREVATIANGTYSEGSSTAVFNPQVRRPGVYVVTMSADGVLVGTKKIVLQ, from the coding sequence ATGAAGAAGCTACTATTCCTGATCGTATTATTGTCTGCGAGCGCCAATGTGCGCGCACAGATCCTCGCTGAAGTCTATCGCAATATCGACTGTGCCAACTGCCGCCAGCCCGATGACGGACTGGAGCAGTTCGTGGCACAGAACCCGAATCTGAAGATCACGACGGTGTACCTTCATACGGATTTCCCGTCTCCGGTCGATCCGTTCTTCCTTGCCTCGCAGACCGACGTTTCGCATCGATTCTATGACGTGTACCAGCAGAGTTCGACGCCGCTTGCGGCTATCGACGGCTTTGTCGCCGGGACGTCGTTATCGAGCTGGAAGCAGGTGATCGGTGTTGCTCCTTCGTTGCCGGTCACTGTGAACGCCCAGGCAGCCGATACGAACGGAATCATCACCGTACACATGCACATCGAAGGCGGAAGCGGCGTCCAAGTCCGTCCGTACGTGATGCTCCTTGAATCGAAAATTATTTATGATAACCAGAAGTCGTACGGCAAACTGGACTCATGGGATAATATTTTTCGAGCGATGATCCCCGGCAAAGATGGTGGAGATGCATTTACGCTCGGCGGAAGCCATGATGTTACGTACACGTTCGACGTCACCGGCAAAGGATATGCCGAGTCGAACCTCAGCATCGTCGCATTTGTACAGGAGGTCGCCGCACAACCTTCCCCGAACAACACATCGTATCTGATCGATGGCTTCGGTGTCTCGACGGTCACGATCAACTCTGCGGTCACCCCGCAGACGGAAAACTTGGTTTCGCTCGGTGCACCGATGCCGAATCCGTCGGCTGCTGCCGTGAGCGTTCCGTTCACCCTTCCAACAGCAGCCACAGTGAAGATCGTGGTGAGTGACGAACTCGGCCGCGAAGTGGCCACCATTGCAAACGGTACCTATTCAGAAGGAAGCAGTACTGCAGTATTCAACCCGCAGGTGCGTCGTCCGGGCGTGTATGTCGTAACGATGAGTGCGGACGGAGTGCTTGTTGGGACGAAGAAGATCGTTCTTCAGTAA